The genomic interval TCTCGCCCTTGACCGTCAGCACGTGTTCCTTGGCCTCGACCGAGAGGTCCTTGTCCGCGAAGCCGGCCACGGCCATGCTGATGCGGTAAGCGTTCTCGCCGGTGCGCTCGATGTTGTAGGGCGGATAGCTCGGCGCATCGGAATTCATCTGGTCCAGCATGGAGAACAGACGGTCGAAGCCGACGGTCGACCGGTAGAGCGGGCTGAAATCGAGATGACGCATGGTTCGTGAGTCCTCTTCTTGAGCAACAGAACATCCGACTGACGCTTCCCCCATTTTGCGGCGGGAAGCCGGTCTTTTCCGCAGGCCCTACTGGCGCCTGCGGGAATGAGGTGGGCAATCCGACCCGGCGTTTCAAGTCCCTGCATCCTGGTCCCTGCATCCCGGGCCGGGCGTGTGAACGGGCGATGAACGGCGCCTTCCGCTGCCGTTCAAGCGCTGTGCGGCACAGTCGTCTCCACGATCGGCGAGACCGGTCGTCCAATGCCCCTCGTAGAGACGGAGATGCACCGATGTTCAAGAAGACCTTCGCCACCGCCATCCTTGCCGGAGCGACCCTTTTCGCCGCCCAGTTCTCCGGCGCCCAGGCGCAGGCCGCGTCCCGCGGCCCGACCGCCGAGGTACCGGCTGCCGTCCAGATCGACTATCGCCGCGGCGGTCGGGGCTGGGATGACGATCGCCGCCATGGCCGGCACGGCCGCCTGCAACCGCACGAGATCCGCAGGAGCCTCGTCCACCAGGGCTACCGGCACGTGGCGGACATGCAACCGCGCGGTTCGGTCTATGTCGTGCGGGCGGTCGGCTGGCGCGGCATGCCCCAGCAGCTCATCGTCGACGCCTATACCGCACGCATCCTCGAGCGTCGGCCGGCCGGCTACGGCCCGCACGGCGGCCATCGCTGGTAAGCGGCATGCGAAGGTGCGCTTCCGCGGTCCGTCCGAGCCCTGTGCCGGCCGGATCGCGGGGCAATTCCTGTTGAGGCCCGCCGGACGGATCTGTATCAGTTGGCAGTCGTCCGCACGCGAAAGAATTCATGAGCCTCATCGATCTTCCCGAAAACCCCGTGCCGCCCGGAGCGGTCTGCGGTTATGTCGACACGCCGGACGGCGCCTCCATTCGCTATGCGCGCTGGCCCGCGGCCGGCGGGACGATCCGGGGCACGGTCACCCTGCTGCACGGGCGCGCCGAGTTCATCGAGAAGTACTTCGAGGTCGTGGCCGACCTCCGGAAGCGTGGCTTTGCCGTCGTCGCCTTCGACTGGCGCGGCCAGGGCGGCTCGAACCGCCAGTTGCGCAACCCGGTCCGCGGCCACATCCGCGACTTTTCCCGCTACCGGATCGACCTCGAAACCGTCATCGACTCCGTTTCGCTTGCCGATTGTCCGGGACCGCATTTCGCGCTCGCCCATTCGACCGGCGGCGCCGTGCTGCTGTCGGCGGCCGAACGCCTGCGTACGCAGATCCACCGGGCGGTGCTCTGCGCGCCGCTGATCGGCCTGCGCGACTTCGGCCCGAAGGAACGCCTGATCTATCGCGTCGCCGCGGTGTTGACCTGGCTCGGTTTCGGGCGCGCCTTCATCCCCACCGGCAATGGCGTGGTGACCACGACCTTCGAGGCGAACAAGCTGACCAGCGACCGCGTCCGCTTCGAGCGTATGAACGCGGTGCTGGCCGCGGCTCCGCATCTCGGCGTCGGGTCGCCGACCAACGGCTGGCTCTACGCCGCGGCCCGCGCCCTGCGCCGGTTCCGCCATCCGGATTTCGGCCCCAGCGTGCGCCTGCCGATGCTCATCGTCGCGGCGGGTAACGACCGGATCGTCTCGACCCGCGCGGCCGAGGATCTGGCCACGCGGACCAAGGCGGCCGGCTATGTCGAGATCCCCGGCGCACAGCATGAGTTGATGATGGAAGCGGACGTCTACCGTGACCAGTTCTGGGCAGCCTTCGACGCCTTCATTCCCGGGCAGGACTGAAGCGATCGGGTTCTCAGACCGGCACGCGCGACAGTTCGGTGAGCACGATGTCGTGCAGGTGCGGATCGCCGCTGGCGACGATGCGGCCGCCGTCGACCGGCGAACCGCCGGTCCAGGTGGTCATCACGCCGCCGGCGCCCTCGACGATCGGCGCCAGGGCGACGACGTCATACGGCTGCAGGCCGGTCTCGACGACCAGGTCGGCGTGGCCGGCCGCGACCATGCAATAGGCATAGCAGTCGGTGCCGTAGCGGGCGAGGCGCGCCTGCGCTTCCAGCCGGTCGTAGGCCTCGCGCTCGACCTCCTGCAGGATGCGCGGCGACGTGGTCAGCACGACCGCATCCTTCAACGCCCGGCAGGGCCGTGCCGTCAGCCTGCGCTCGCCGAGCGGCCCCTTGTACCAGGCCGACTGCGTGTCGCCGCAATAGCGTTCGCCGACATAGGGCTGGACCATCATGCCGAGACACGGTCTGCCGGCCGTCTTCAGCCCGATCAGCGTGCCCCAGGTGGGCAGGCCGGTGATAAAGGCGCGCGTGCCGTCGATCGGGTCGAGCACCCACACATGTTCCGCATCGGTGCGTTCCAGGCCGTATTCCTCGCCCAGGATGCCGTGGTCCGGGTAGGTCTCGTTGATCAGCGCGCGCATCGCCGCCTCGCCGGCGCGGTCGGCGATGGTCACCGGATCGAAGCCGCCCGCGAGCTTGCTCTCGACGGCGTGATCGGTGCGGAAATGCGGCAGGATCGCCGCCGCGGACGCTGCCGCCAGACGCTCCAGGAAGGGGAAGAAGTCATGTTCCAGCTGCATGGGTGGATTGCGCCTGTTGCATGGCCTGGCGACCTGAGACGTCAGCCGGGCGGTCCGGGTTACGGGTTTTTGCGCAGAATTCCCTTTATTTCAGCGACTTAAATAAATCTCCGCGCCTCCGCCTTGTAGCGGGTCGCGCCATCGGCCGTCAAAGCGAAACGCGAAATGCGACATCTGAGCCCTTGACCTTTGTGCATTGCAATGCGAACTTGTTGCAGCGCGATACGACGCGTTGCGTTGTAGCGCCGCCCTCCTTGGGCGTTTCCTCCCTAGACTCGGGCCGCCTCTCACGAGAGCGGCCCCTTTTTTTGCCCGGGCGGAAGGTCCCGACGGCAGTTCCGTCGTCATGGCTAGGCGCGGCTACTCGGCTGCGATGGCGCCGGTGGCGAAGGCGCCGTCCGGCATGGCCGTCAGTTCGAAGGCGAAGTCCGCAAGGTCGCGTGCCAGCGCGTCGAATCCCGGCGTGCGCTCGTGGGTGGCCTCGTCCATGTAGAGGCCGCGGTTGATCTCGATCTGCAGGGCGTGCAGGCCCTTGGCCGGCCGGCCGTAGTGTTCGGTGATGAAGCCGCCGGCATAGGGCTTGTTGCGGCTGACCGTGTAGCCCTTGGCCTTCAGAATGGTCGCCGCCGCGTCGGTCAGCTCGACCGGACAACTCGTGCCATAGCGGTCGCCGAGGATGAAGTCCGGCCGCGTGCCGGTGGTCTGGCAGCGCACGGACGAGGGCATTGAGTGGCAGTCGATCAGCACCGCATAGCCGAAGGCGACATGGGTGTGCGCCAGCAGCCGGCGCAGCGTGTTGTGATAGGGCTTGTAGATCTCCTCGATCCGGTACATCGCCTCGTCGACCGGCAGGCGACCGGCGTAGATCTCCTGGGATTCGCTGACCACCCGCGCGATGGTGCCGAGCCCTCCGGCGACGCGTATCGAGCGCACGTTGGCGTAGGAGGGCAGGCGGCCGTCGAACATCTTGGGATCGAGCTCATACGGCTCGCGGTTGACGTCGAGATAGGCGCGCGGGAAATGCGCCCGCAGCATCGGTGCGCCGAGCGGCACGACCGAGGCGAACAGTTCGTCGACATAGGCATCCTCCGATCGGCGGATCGCCAGGGCGTCGAGGCGCGAGGCGGCGAGGAAGCCGTGCGGATAGCAGTGGCCGGAATGCGGCGAGTTGAACACGAAGGGCAGTCGCTGGTCGGCCGGGGCGAGGACCTCGAAGGCCGGTTCCTCGCGAAAGTCTGTCACGATCCGCATTCTGCTCTTCCGCTCTTTAGATCCGGCGCCCGACCCCCGCGCCCACTTTCGACCGGGAATTGTCACACCGTAATGTTGCCAAGGAATCAACGCACCTGTCCACAACAAGTCGTGGCGCTGCGCGTTCGGCCGTGCTTCACTCTATCTTTACGGCGAATTGGAACTATAAAACCGGAAAGTCCGGAGCGGGGCAGCCTGCGCTGGAGCGTTCATGGTGGAGTTTGACGGTTGCAGAACATGTCGCGGATCCTTCTGGCGGAAGACGACAACGATATGCGGCGCTTTCTGGCGAAGGCGCTCGAAAATGCCGGCCACGACGTGGTCTCGTTCGACAACGGCCGGAGCGCCTATGAACGGCTGCGCGAGGAACCCTTCGCCCTGCTGCTGACCGACATCGTGATGCCCGAGATGGACGGCATCGAACTGGCGCGGCGCGCGACCCAGCTCGATCCGGATCTCAAGGTGATGTTCATCACCGGCTTCGCCGCCGTGGCGCTCAATCCCGATTCCAACGCGCCCAAGGACGCCAAGGTGCTGTCCAAGCCGTTCCACCTGAAGGACCTGGTCCAGGAAGTGGAGCGCATGCTGGCAGCCTGAGTCGGCTTTCCACAGGCTGGCAGGGGGCGGCAGGAAGGCCGTCGATTGTTTGACGGTTCTCCGATTTCGGGTCTTGCACCGGTCGGCGATCCCCGTTATATCGCTGTCCACCGCAGCGCTTCGGCGCTTCTTTCCGAGGTTTTCGGGCGTGTAGCTCAGCGGGAGAGCACTACGTTGACATCGTAGGGGTCACAGGTTCAATCCCTGTCACGCCCACCATTTTCGCGCAGCGGACGGTCACGGCCGGTCGCTGTGCAGGCAGCCGGGGAGAGGGATCGTGCGCCATTCGGCGCGATGCGGTCCCGCCCGCAAGGCCGCCGTCCATGCGGGCGCTTCACGCGCCCGTTTCTTTTGAGTTGAACAGCAGGGCCCTTCCGGGGGACGGAACGATGAAGATCAAGAACTCGCTCAAGTCGCTGATGGCGCGTCACCGGGAAAACCGCATGGTTCGCCGCAAGGGCCGCGTCTACATCATCAACAAGAAGAACCCGCGCTACAAGGCCCGCCAGGGCTGAGCCGCAGACGCGCTCGCGAACTCGTGAGCGCCTCCTTGTGCGTTTCTCGGATTGACCGCCGCAGCCGACGGATCATACTCGTCGGCATGCGGATTTTTGTGCTTCTCGGATTCCTGTTCGTCTGGCTGCCGGCCCTTGAGGCCGCGCCGCCCGCCCTTCCTTCCCAGCTCGGGCCGGGCGAGGAGGAGGCCTCGCCCGACGATCTCGGCACGCTGCCCGACGAGAGCGTCGAGGGTGTCGAGGCGCCGCCCGAGGACACACCGCTCGACGTCCTCTTCCGCAACCTCGCCGCGGCTCCCGACGACGAGACCGCCCGGCGCATCGCCCGCAAGATCCAGATCCTGTGGCTGCAGTCGGGCAGCGACACCGTCGACCTGCTGATGGAACGGGCCGCGAGCGCGCTCAAGGCCGGCAACCATCCGCTCGCCCTCGACCTGCTTGACACCGTCGTGTCCCTCAGGCCCGACTACACCGAAGGCTGGAACCGGCGCGCGACCGCCCACTACCTGCTGCAGGACTACGGCCGCTCGCTGGTCGACATCGAGCGAGTGCTCGCGCTCGAGCCGCGCCACTGGGGTGCGCTGTCCGGCCTCGGCATCATCCAGCGCCAGCTCGACGAGCGCGCTGCCGCCCTGCAATCCTTCCGGCGGGCGCTCGAGATCAATCCCGGTCTCGACACTGCCCGCAAGGCCGTCGAGGCGCTGGAAAAGGCCGAGCAGGGCGCGCCGATCTGATGCCGGCCGGCGGGCCAAGGGCCGGACGGGGCGCGGTCCGGGGCGCGGTCCGGATGGCGGCGCAGGAGCCCGCTTCCGTTTCGGCGTGAACCGCGCTATGTCGACGCCATGATTGCCACGTTTCTCGCCGTGCTGGCCCTGCTGGCGGGCTACACCGAATTCCGCCGGCGCAGGATCCTTGCTGCGCACCGTCCGACGGGCTCCTTCGCGGAGATCGCCGGCGAGCGCCTGCACTATCGCTTCGTGCCTCCTGACCCTGGCCGCGCAGACCTGCCCGTGCTGGTGTTCCTGCACGGGGCGAGCGGCAACCTGGCCGATCTCGAACTGGCCTTCCTGGAGCCGTTGCGCGGCCGTTATCCGATGCTGTTCGTCGATCGCCCCGGCCTCGGCCATTCCGAGCGCTCGGATCCGCTGCAGGCCGCGCCCGCCGCCCAGGCGCGCCGTATCGCGGCCCTGCTCGAGCACTGCGGCATCGACCGCTGCGTCGCCGTCGGCCATTCCTTCGGCGCCGCAGTCGCCGCCGCGCTCGCGCTTGAGGAGCCGGCGCGGGTGCGCGGCCTCGCCCTCGTCGCGCCGGCCAGCCACCCCTGGCCGGGCAAGGTGTCCTGGTACTACCGGTTTGCCGCGCTGCCCGGGGTGGGGCCGCTGCTGTGTCATACGCTGGCGCTGCCGGCGGCCGAACTGATGGCGCCGTCGTCCCTGCGTGGCGTGTTCGCTCCGGGCGAGCCGCCGCAGGGCTATGCGCGCGCCATCGGGCTGCCGCTGGTGTTCCGTCCGCGCAGCTTCCGCGCCAATGCCTGCGACCTCGCCGCGCTCAACGATCACCTGGCCGAACAGGCGCCGTTCTATCCCTCGCTGCGCCAGCCGGCCGTGGTCATCACCGGCGACGACGACAGGGTCGTGTGGCCGACCATCCATGCGGCCGGCCTCAAGCAGGACCTGCCCAACGTCCGGCTGATCGTGCTGGAAGGCGCCGGCCACATGCCGCACCATACCCACGGCCAGGAAACCCGGACCGCGATCGCCGCGCTGGCCGAGGTGATCGCGCGCGCCGGACAGCACAAGACGGCGGTCTGATCCCGGCCGTCTTGCGGGCCGGCTTCCGGCCTCCGGCTCAGATGCCGCCGAGGCCGTCGCTGCCGACGAAGGCGATGCGCAGCATGTTGGTCGAGCCGGGGGTGCCGAAGGGCACGCCGGCGGTGATGATGATGCGCTGGCCCGGCTTGGCGAAATGCTCCTGGTAGGAGATCCGGCAGGCGCGGTCGACCATGTCGTTCTCGTCGTGGGCGTCCTCGCTGACGACGCAGTGCAGGCCCCAGGCAAGCGCCAGGCGGCGCGCGGTGGAGACGACCGGCGACAGGGCGATGACCGGCGTCGACGGGCGCTCGCGCGCGGCGCGCAGGCCGGTCGCGCCCGAGGAGGTGTAGCAGACCACGGCG from Polymorphum gilvum SL003B-26A1 carries:
- a CDS encoding Hsp20 family protein, translated to MRHLDFSPLYRSTVGFDRLFSMLDQMNSDAPSYPPYNIERTGENAYRISMAVAGFADKDLSVEAKEHVLTVKGEKPAEEDGRDVLYRGIASRAFERRFQLAEFVRVEGAHLENGLLHIDLVREVPEAMKPRRIEIATGAPKQIETLSA
- a CDS encoding alpha/beta hydrolase, whose translation is MSLIDLPENPVPPGAVCGYVDTPDGASIRYARWPAAGGTIRGTVTLLHGRAEFIEKYFEVVADLRKRGFAVVAFDWRGQGGSNRQLRNPVRGHIRDFSRYRIDLETVIDSVSLADCPGPHFALAHSTGGAVLLSAAERLRTQIHRAVLCAPLIGLRDFGPKERLIYRVAAVLTWLGFGRAFIPTGNGVVTTTFEANKLTSDRVRFERMNAVLAAAPHLGVGSPTNGWLYAAARALRRFRHPDFGPSVRLPMLIVAAGNDRIVSTRAAEDLATRTKAAGYVEIPGAQHELMMEADVYRDQFWAAFDAFIPGQD
- the hisN gene encoding histidinol-phosphatase, which produces MQLEHDFFPFLERLAAASAAAILPHFRTDHAVESKLAGGFDPVTIADRAGEAAMRALINETYPDHGILGEEYGLERTDAEHVWVLDPIDGTRAFITGLPTWGTLIGLKTAGRPCLGMMVQPYVGERYCGDTQSAWYKGPLGERRLTARPCRALKDAVVLTTSPRILQEVEREAYDRLEAQARLARYGTDCYAYCMVAAGHADLVVETGLQPYDVVALAPIVEGAGGVMTTWTGGSPVDGGRIVASGDPHLHDIVLTELSRVPV
- a CDS encoding N-formylglutamate amidohydrolase, producing MRIVTDFREEPAFEVLAPADQRLPFVFNSPHSGHCYPHGFLAASRLDALAIRRSEDAYVDELFASVVPLGAPMLRAHFPRAYLDVNREPYELDPKMFDGRLPSYANVRSIRVAGGLGTIARVVSESQEIYAGRLPVDEAMYRIEEIYKPYHNTLRRLLAHTHVAFGYAVLIDCHSMPSSVRCQTTGTRPDFILGDRYGTSCPVELTDAAATILKAKGYTVSRNKPYAGGFITEHYGRPAKGLHALQIEINRGLYMDEATHERTPGFDALARDLADFAFELTAMPDGAFATGAIAAE
- the cpdR gene encoding cell cycle two-component system response regulator CpdR translates to MSRILLAEDDNDMRRFLAKALENAGHDVVSFDNGRSAYERLREEPFALLLTDIVMPEMDGIELARRATQLDPDLKVMFITGFAAVALNPDSNAPKDAKVLSKPFHLKDLVQEVERMLAA
- the ykgO gene encoding type B 50S ribosomal protein L36, with product MKIKNSLKSLMARHRENRMVRRKGRVYIINKKNPRYKARQG
- a CDS encoding tetratricopeptide repeat protein is translated as MRIFVLLGFLFVWLPALEAAPPALPSQLGPGEEEASPDDLGTLPDESVEGVEAPPEDTPLDVLFRNLAAAPDDETARRIARKIQILWLQSGSDTVDLLMERAASALKAGNHPLALDLLDTVVSLRPDYTEGWNRRATAHYLLQDYGRSLVDIERVLALEPRHWGALSGLGIIQRQLDERAAALQSFRRALEINPGLDTARKAVEALEKAEQGAPI
- a CDS encoding alpha/beta fold hydrolase gives rise to the protein MIATFLAVLALLAGYTEFRRRRILAAHRPTGSFAEIAGERLHYRFVPPDPGRADLPVLVFLHGASGNLADLELAFLEPLRGRYPMLFVDRPGLGHSERSDPLQAAPAAQARRIAALLEHCGIDRCVAVGHSFGAAVAAALALEEPARVRGLALVAPASHPWPGKVSWYYRFAALPGVGPLLCHTLALPAAELMAPSSLRGVFAPGEPPQGYARAIGLPLVFRPRSFRANACDLAALNDHLAEQAPFYPSLRQPAVVITGDDDRVVWPTIHAAGLKQDLPNVRLIVLEGAGHMPHHTHGQETRTAIAALAEVIARAGQHKTAV